The genomic DNA GTCGCCGAGAACGCCGACCTGCTGATACACGATGCGACCTTCGCCACCGACAACGCCGACCGAGCGGCCCGGACTGCCCACTCGACGGCCGCCGAAGCCGCCGACATCGCCAGCCGAGCGGACGCCCGGCGGCTCGCGCTGGTTCACATCTCCTCGCGGTACGCCGGCGACCCCTCCCCCATTGAACGGGAAGCCGACGACGCCTTCGGTGGCGAGGCGTTCGTTCCGGAGGACGGCGACACCGTCGATATCCCGTTCCCGGACGAGTGACCGGCCAGCCAGCGGGGCCGACTACGCGTCCGGATTCCGCCGGCGGGTCATCCCAAGCGCCGTCCACTCGATGACCTCCTCGTCGTCCTGATTGTAGCCTCGCAGCCGCGTTTTGATGTGGCCCATCCCCGGCCGACTCTCGGAGGGTCGCTTGTCGACGATTTCGACCTCGATTCGGATTTCGTCGCCGGGATAGACCGGCTGCTTCCACCGGAGGTTGTCGATACCGCGGGCACCCATCGACGTCTCGGCATCGAGGAACTCATCGACAAAGAGCCGCATACACGCCGAGGCGGTGTGCCAGCCCGACGCCGCCAGCGAGCCGAAAATCGACTCCTCGGCCGCCTCTTGGTCCAGATGGAACGGCTGGGGGTCGTATTTTTCCGCGAACTCCGTGATTTCGTCTTCGGTTATCTCATAGCGGCCGTCGAGTTCGTACATCTCGCCGACCTCAACGTCCTCGAAGTATCGTGCCATTGGTCCCCGCTCGTCGTCGCCGAATAAAAAGCCCTCCGTCCCGGCACCAGCGGCCGCGACCCAAATCAGCCGCCTGCGCGGGGGGGCAACCGGCCCCCGCAACCGACTTAACCGAGCGCACAAAGGTGCCGACATGACAGACCGGACGGCGGCCGCGACCCGCGAAACGGCCGAGACAGAAATCGAGGTCACGCTCGACCTCGACGGCGACGGCGAGAGCACCGTCGACACCGGCATTGGCTTCTTCGACCACATGCTCGAAGCGTTCGCCAAGCATGGCCTCTTCGACCTCACGGTCCGCTGTGACGGCGACCTCGACATTGACGACCACCACACGGTCGAGGACATCGGTATCGTCCTCGGGGAGTGTCTGGCCGACGCCCTCGGGGACAAGCGCGGTATCGTTCGCTATGCCGACCGAGCGGTTCCGCTCGATGAAGCCGTCGCCGATGTCGTCGTCGATGTTTCCGGCCGTCCTCGGTTCTATTTCGACGGCGCGTTCTCACAGCCCTATATCGGTGAGTTCACAAGCGACATGGCCCGGCATTTCGCCGAATCGCTGGCGCTGAACGCGGGGCTGACGCTGCATCTCTCCATTGAGGGGGAGAACGCCCACCACGAGGTCGAGGCGCTTTTCAAGGCGCTTGCGCGGTCGCTTGACGACGCCACACGCGTCGACGACCGACGAAGCGATACGCCGAGCACGAAAGGAGAGCTGTAGGAACAGCGAAACGAGAAACGGCGAATCCGGAGGTTCTACCGGAGCTCGAACTCGATAGCCGCG from Natronomonas pharaonis DSM 2160 includes the following:
- the hisB gene encoding imidazoleglycerol-phosphate dehydratase HisB, with amino-acid sequence MTDRTAAATRETAETEIEVTLDLDGDGESTVDTGIGFFDHMLEAFAKHGLFDLTVRCDGDLDIDDHHTVEDIGIVLGECLADALGDKRGIVRYADRAVPLDEAVADVVVDVSGRPRFYFDGAFSQPYIGEFTSDMARHFAESLALNAGLTLHLSIEGENAHHEVEALFKALARSLDDATRVDDRRSDTPSTKGEL
- a CDS encoding MaoC family dehydratase, whose product is MARYFEDVEVGEMYELDGRYEITEDEITEFAEKYDPQPFHLDQEAAEESIFGSLAASGWHTASACMRLFVDEFLDAETSMGARGIDNLRWKQPVYPGDEIRIEVEIVDKRPSESRPGMGHIKTRLRGYNQDDEEVIEWTALGMTRRRNPDA